Proteins encoded by one window of Lutibacter sp. A64:
- a CDS encoding UDP-N-acetylmuramoyl-tripeptide--D-alanyl-D-alanine ligase yields MKIEQLYSLYTQSYLVDTDTRNIRKGSIFFALKGANFNGNKFAKEALNSGASYAVIDEKEYQNNSNTILVDNVLETLQKLAKYHREQLRIPIISLTGSNGKTTTKELINCVLSKKYKTTATTGNLNNHIGVPLTLLTIQPTTEIGIIEMGANHLNEINFLCHIVKPNFGLITNFGKAHLEGFGSIEGVIKAKSELYNFLKETKETAFINSDDTEQLKQSKNINSVIFNNSKIKFIEVNPFVKVQFQNTNIQSKLIGKYNFNNISAAIAIGNYFKVPLKDIKDAIENYEPTNNRSQIINKGSLKIILDAYNANPSSMKAALENFSLLKDSQKVVILGDMFELGETSTKEHQQIADYANSLNFDKLILIGKAFSTIIAKNALTYTCFEDFETSNKDLNLKNTSLLIKGSRGMALERVLNLF; encoded by the coding sequence ATGAAAATTGAACAATTATACAGCTTATATACCCAAAGCTATTTAGTAGATACAGATACCAGAAATATTAGAAAAGGAAGTATTTTTTTCGCATTAAAAGGAGCTAATTTTAACGGAAATAAATTTGCTAAAGAAGCACTTAACAGCGGCGCATCATATGCCGTAATTGACGAAAAAGAATATCAAAACAATTCAAACACAATATTAGTTGACAATGTTTTAGAAACACTTCAAAAATTAGCTAAATACCATAGAGAACAATTACGTATACCAATAATTTCTTTAACAGGAAGTAACGGAAAAACAACAACTAAAGAACTTATTAATTGTGTTTTATCAAAAAAATATAAAACCACTGCTACAACCGGTAACCTCAACAATCATATAGGAGTACCATTAACACTGTTAACAATTCAACCTACTACAGAAATTGGAATTATTGAAATGGGAGCTAACCATTTAAATGAAATTAATTTTTTATGCCATATTGTAAAACCAAATTTTGGATTAATCACCAATTTTGGAAAAGCACATTTAGAGGGTTTTGGAAGTATTGAAGGTGTTATTAAAGCAAAATCTGAATTATACAATTTTTTAAAAGAAACAAAAGAAACTGCCTTTATCAACTCAGATGATACTGAGCAATTAAAACAATCTAAAAACATTAACTCTGTTATCTTTAATAATTCAAAAATTAAATTTATTGAAGTAAACCCTTTTGTTAAAGTCCAATTTCAAAACACAAATATTCAAAGCAAATTAATTGGAAAATACAATTTTAATAATATCTCTGCTGCCATTGCAATAGGTAATTATTTTAAAGTTCCATTAAAAGATATTAAAGATGCTATTGAAAATTATGAACCAACTAATAACAGATCTCAAATAATAAACAAAGGAAGTCTAAAAATAATTTTAGACGCATACAATGCAAATCCAAGTAGCATGAAAGCTGCATTAGAAAATTTTAGTTTATTAAAAGACAGTCAAAAAGTTGTTATTTTAGGAGATATGTTTGAATTAGGAGAAACAAGCACTAAAGAACACCAGCAAATTGCTGATTATGCTAATTCCTTAAATTTTGACAAACTTATATTAATAGGAAAAGCATTTTCTACAATAATTGCAAAAAATGCTTTAACATATACTTGTTTTGAAGATTTTGAAACTTCAAATAAAGATTTAAATTTAAAAAATACCTCTTTATTAATTAAAGGTTCTAGAGGTATGGCTTTAGAAAGAGTTTTAAACCTCTTCTAA
- a CDS encoding BadF/BadG/BcrA/BcrD ATPase family protein, which produces MILIADGGSTKADWILLDDKGVVVLKTRTAGLNPAVFPGDLLQERIEENEDFQFHKEKITHVYFYGAGCGTKKPTALLKSIFESFFINAIVEVKEDTYAATYAVTTEPGIVCILGTGSNSSYFDGKDVVNGVPSLGFILMDEASGNYFGKRLIRDYYYKRMPKRSAKKFESQFDVDPDVIKRNVYKETNPNTYLAHFAEFIFRNERTAYTDKVLEKGINVFFKTRVLTYKQVKDVPVHFVGSIAFFSKDVIEKVAKKHNVKLGTILRRPIDGLIEYHREKLKLEEV; this is translated from the coding sequence ATGATTCTAATAGCTGATGGAGGTTCAACAAAAGCCGATTGGATTTTATTGGACGATAAAGGAGTGGTTGTGCTTAAAACTAGAACTGCAGGTTTAAATCCTGCCGTTTTTCCAGGTGATTTATTGCAAGAACGTATAGAAGAAAATGAGGATTTTCAATTTCATAAAGAGAAAATTACACATGTGTATTTCTATGGGGCTGGTTGTGGAACAAAAAAACCAACTGCATTATTAAAGTCAATATTTGAATCATTTTTTATTAATGCAATAGTAGAGGTTAAAGAAGATACATATGCGGCAACGTATGCTGTAACAACTGAACCTGGTATTGTATGTATTTTAGGAACCGGATCAAACAGTAGTTATTTTGACGGTAAAGACGTTGTTAATGGCGTTCCTTCTTTAGGCTTTATTTTAATGGATGAAGCAAGTGGTAATTATTTTGGAAAAAGGTTAATTAGAGACTATTATTACAAAAGAATGCCTAAAAGAAGTGCTAAGAAATTTGAAAGTCAGTTTGATGTAGATCCTGATGTAATAAAAAGAAATGTATATAAGGAAACCAACCCTAATACTTATTTAGCGCATTTTGCAGAGTTTATTTTTAGAAATGAACGTACTGCTTATACAGATAAAGTACTTGAAAAAGGAATTAATGTTTTCTTTAAAACTAGAGTGCTTACTTATAAACAAGTAAAGGATGTTCCTGTACATTTTGTAGGTTCTATTGCATTTTTCTCTAAAGATGTTATTGAAAAAGTAGCAAAAAAACACAATGTTAAGCTTGGTACTATTTTAAGAAGACCAATTGATGGTTTAATTGAATATCATAGAGAAAAATTAAAATTAGAAGAGGTTTAA
- the gap gene encoding type I glyceraldehyde-3-phosphate dehydrogenase → MSTIKIGINGFGRIGRLAFRVAASRPNVQVVGINDLLAVDHLAYLLKYDSVHGQFDGTIDVKDGKLVVNGNEIRITAERNPEDLKWDEVGADVVLDCTGIFTNLEGAGKHIKAGAKKVAISAPSADAPMFVMGVNNDKITAADTIVSNASCTTNCLAPIAKVLNDNFGIVEGLMTTVHAATATQFTVDGPSRKDFRLGRASLNNIVPASTGAAKAVGKVIPELNGKLTGMAFRVPTVDVSVVDLTCRLEKGVPFEEVKAAIKKASENELKGVLGYTEEGVVSQDFVSESKTSTFDANASIGLNDNFVKIISWYDNEYGYSTKLVDLAEYINAVK, encoded by the coding sequence ATGTCAACAATTAAAATTGGAATTAACGGATTTGGTAGAATCGGTAGATTAGCTTTTAGAGTAGCTGCTAGTAGACCAAATGTACAAGTTGTAGGAATTAACGATTTACTAGCTGTAGATCACTTAGCGTACTTATTAAAGTATGACTCAGTTCACGGTCAATTTGACGGAACTATCGATGTAAAAGATGGTAAATTAGTTGTAAACGGAAATGAAATTAGAATTACTGCTGAACGTAATCCAGAAGATTTAAAATGGGATGAAGTAGGTGCTGATGTAGTTTTAGACTGTACAGGTATCTTTACAAACTTAGAAGGAGCTGGAAAACACATTAAAGCAGGAGCTAAAAAAGTAGCTATTTCTGCACCATCTGCAGACGCACCAATGTTTGTAATGGGTGTAAACAATGATAAAATTACAGCTGCTGATACTATTGTATCTAATGCTTCTTGTACTACAAACTGTTTAGCTCCAATAGCTAAAGTATTAAACGATAACTTCGGAATTGTTGAAGGATTAATGACTACAGTACACGCTGCAACTGCAACACAATTTACTGTTGATGGTCCATCTAGAAAAGATTTCAGATTAGGTCGTGCTTCATTAAATAACATTGTACCTGCATCTACAGGAGCAGCAAAAGCTGTTGGAAAAGTAATTCCAGAATTAAACGGAAAATTAACAGGTATGGCATTTAGAGTACCAACTGTTGATGTATCTGTAGTAGATTTAACTTGTCGTTTAGAAAAAGGAGTTCCTTTTGAAGAAGTAAAAGCCGCAATTAAAAAAGCTTCAGAAAACGAATTAAAAGGTGTTTTAGGATACACTGAAGAAGGTGTTGTTTCTCAAGATTTTGTTTCTGAATCTAAAACTTCAACATTTGATGCTAATGCAAGTATTGGATTAAATGATAATTTTGTAAAAATTATTTCTTGGTATGATAATGAATATGGTTATTCAACTAAATTAGTTGATTTAGCTGAATACATTAATGCTGTTAAATAA
- the pfkA gene encoding 6-phosphofructokinase: MNEPINKIAVLTSGGDAPGMNAAIRAVVRACTYYRVDCVGVYRGYQGLIDADFEELSSRHVSNIINKGGTILKSARCKEFKTEEGRQKAYDNLKEAGVGALVIIGGDGTFTGGLKFIQEFNFPVIGIPGTIDNDIYGSDKTIGYDTALNTVVEVIDKIRDTASSHNRLFFIEVMGRDAGFIALNTGIGAGAEEILIPEKDLGLDRLVESLRGSRERGKTSSIVVVSEGDKIGKNVFELGDHIKEIFPDYDIRVSVLGHMQRGGSPSCSDRVLASRLGVAAVEHLLDRSSGVMVGITNNQVTTVGLNKAIKMNNDIDKELLKVAEITSV; this comes from the coding sequence ATGAATGAACCAATAAATAAGATAGCAGTTTTAACGTCTGGAGGGGATGCTCCTGGAATGAATGCTGCCATACGAGCTGTAGTTAGAGCTTGTACGTATTACAGAGTAGATTGTGTTGGTGTCTATAGAGGATACCAAGGACTAATTGATGCAGACTTTGAAGAGTTATCGTCTAGACATGTTAGTAATATTATTAACAAAGGAGGTACTATTTTAAAATCTGCACGATGTAAAGAATTTAAAACAGAAGAAGGTAGGCAAAAAGCTTATGACAATTTAAAAGAAGCAGGTGTTGGAGCGCTTGTTATTATCGGTGGTGATGGAACTTTTACTGGAGGATTAAAATTTATACAAGAATTTAACTTTCCTGTTATTGGTATTCCTGGTACTATTGATAATGATATATATGGTTCTGATAAAACTATTGGTTACGATACTGCATTAAATACTGTGGTAGAAGTTATTGATAAAATTAGAGACACTGCAAGTTCTCATAATAGATTATTTTTTATTGAAGTTATGGGGCGTGATGCTGGTTTTATAGCATTAAATACAGGAATTGGAGCTGGAGCTGAAGAAATTTTAATTCCAGAGAAAGATTTAGGCCTAGACAGGCTAGTTGAATCGCTTAGAGGAAGTAGAGAAAGAGGTAAAACCTCAAGTATTGTTGTAGTTTCTGAAGGAGATAAAATTGGTAAAAATGTATTTGAATTAGGAGATCATATTAAAGAAATTTTCCCTGATTATGATATTAGAGTTTCTGTTTTAGGGCATATGCAAAGAGGAGGAAGCCCTAGTTGTTCAGATAGAGTATTAGCAAGTAGATTAGGTGTAGCAGCAGTAGAACATTTATTAGATAGATCATCTGGTGTTATGGTTGGTATTACAAATAATCAAGTTACTACAGTTGGTCTTAACAAGGCTATTAAAATGAATAACGATATAGATAAAGAATTATTAAAAGTTGCTGAAATAACTTCAGTATAA